The DNA sequence GCGGGAAAGGGCCGATGCAGTTCTGGTCGGTGCCGCGACTGCACTTATCGATGACCCAGTACTCACCGTCCGCGATGCCGACGGTGCTCCCTGCGAACGTCAGCCAGTCCGGGCCATCCTCGGCAGGAGGGCAATCCCACAAGTAGCCATGCTGGATGATGGCCTTGGCCTAGTGACGGCACTTCTGGAGCAGACGGCTCCAGACCCGCACTTGCCCGAGCACGTGAGGATCTTGCGTTACCCTGATGGCGATGGAGTCAAGGGCGCTATCGAGGCTCTCGGCGAGGCAGGAATCTGCAGCCTGCTTGTGGAGGCGGGGCCGCGGCTGTTCTCCTCGCTTTGGGATGCGGATATGATAGATGAGCTGGTTGTTATCCAAGCTGGCGGAGTCCTGGGAGCTCATGCCCCCTCGCTGTTCACTGGCGAGAGCGGTTGCGAGCCAAATAGACTTTCGCTCAGGATGAGGCCGGTGGAGTCGAGTGTGTTTTTCGAAGACGTCGTCACGATTTGGCGGCCTTGTGCCGATGGTTCGAGCGAGGGTTGATCTGTAGTTTGGCAGAGAGGTTGGAAGATGTTCACGGGATTGATTGAATCTGAAGGCATCATCACACGGGTGCACCGTGCGTCCGGCGGGATGCACCTAGAGGTCTATGCGCCCGAGTTCGGTAGGGATATGGCGATCGGCGACTCGATTGCCGTGGATGGCGTTTGCCTGACGATTGTGAAGTTCATCCGCGGAGCCTTCCTCGCCGATGTCAGCGAGGAAACGGTCAATCTGACAACACTCAGAGACCTTCGCCAGGGCAGCAAGGTGAACCTGGAGCGGGCGCTGCGGTTCTCGGATCGATTCGGCGGGCACCTTGTTTCGGGGCACGTCGACGGCATCGGATCGCTTCTGATGCGTCATTCGGCGGGCAACTCGACCATCTATCAGTTCTCGGCTTCCAGGGAGCTGATGGAATTCGTGGTTCCCAAGGGCTCGATAGCCATCGATGGCATCTCGCTGACGGTCGCCGACATCCGAGACGACAGTTTCGCTTGCGCTGTCATCCCGCACACAGAGCAGTTGACGACTCTAAAAGACAAGGCAATCGGCTCAGCCGTCAACCTAGAGGTTGATATGCTCGCGAAGTACGTCAAGAGGTTCGTGGGGCAGTACATGGGCGTGGATGAGACCTCGGACCGTCCTGGACGCAGGGGACTGGCTGACCTGCTCAGGGACTTCACAGAGGGCAGGTGACGGGAGTGGATAGCTCTTCGGCGCCAAACTCACTGTTCGCGACCATCCCTGAGGCCATCGAGCAGATCTCGGCTGGGCGCATGATCATAGTCGTCGATGACCAGTGTCGCGAGAACGAGGGCGACCTTGTGATCGCAGCGTCGAAAGTCAGGCCTGAGGATATCAACTTCATGGCCACACACGGCCGGGGACTCATCTGCATGCCGATGACAGGCGAGCGTCTCGATGAGCTCAAGATCCCACCGATGACCAGGGACAACACCTCGGCGCACGACACTGCATTCCACGTGTCGATTGGAGCTCGGGCCAACGTGACTACCGGCATCTCGGCCCATGATCGCGCGACCACTGTGGCCGTGGCCATCGACCCTGGGGCTGGCCCGCAAGACATCAGCATGCCGGGACACGTGTTGCCTCTGAGGGCCAGGGATGGCGGCGTGCTTGAGCGTGCCGGCCACACCGAAGCCTCGGTAGACCTCGCGCGATTAGCGGGATTGACGCCCGCCGCTGTGATCTGCGAGATCATGAATGCCGACGGTACGATGGCGCGAAGGCCCGAGCTCGAGCGATTCGCCGAGGAGCACGGACTGCTCATCGTGACCGTCGCCGATCTCATCCGCCACCGACGCAAGACCGAGAGACTCGTAGAACGTGTCGCCGAAGTCAAGATGCCGACGCGCTTCGGCGATTTCGTGCTCTACGGGTACAACTCGACCGTGGATGATTCGGTGCAGATGGCGCTTGTGGCTGGCTCACCAGCTGGAAAGTCCGGCGTGTTGGTGCGCGTCCACTCAGAGTGCTTGACTGGCGACATCTTCGGCTCACTGCGCTGTGATTGCGGTGCCCAGCTAGAAGAGGCGATGCGCCGGGTGCAGGAGGTCGGCGAAGGCGTGATCCTCTACATAGTCGGCCACGAAGGCAGGGGAATAGGGCTTGCCGCAAAACTCGCAGCCTACGAGCTACAGGAACAGGGCTGCGACACAGTTGAAGCGAATGCTCGGCTTGGATTCTTGCCCGATCTTAGGGACTACGGGATCGGTGCGCAGATACTTGCGGACCTAGGACTCACTTCGATGCGACTGATGACGAACAATCCTACCAAGGTTGTGGGACTCGAGGGCTATGGACTGACTATCGTGGAGCAGGTCTCGCTGGAGATGCCCACGTGTTCGCAGAACATCGCATATCTGAAGACCAAGAAAGAGAAGCTGAATCATCGTCTACAGCTTGGCGAGAGCCAGGCCCAGGAGAGGAGCGTGTCAGATGAAGACGTTCGAGGGTGATTTGATCGGCAGTTCACTGAAGTTCGGCATCGTTGTCAGCAGGTTCAATGAGCTGCTCTCGTCTCGGCTGCTCGGCGGGGCTACGGACGCCCTTGCGAGGCACGGAGTCGATCTCGACGACGTCGATGTCGCATGGGTCCCGGGAGCCTTCGAGATTCCTTTGGTCGCCCGCAAGATGGCTGATTCCGGGCGCTACGATGCAGTGATCACGCTTGGCGTCATCATCCGCGGCGGCACGCCACACTTCGAGTACGTAGCTGCCGAGGCAAGCAAGGGTGTCGCCAGGATCACGCTCGACTCCCAGGTTCCAGTTATCTTCGGATTGATTACCGCTGACACCATTGAGCAGGCTGTGGA is a window from the Actinomycetota bacterium genome containing:
- a CDS encoding bifunctional 3,4-dihydroxy-2-butanone-4-phosphate synthase/GTP cyclohydrolase II, translating into MFATIPEAIEQISAGRMIIVVDDQCRENEGDLVIAASKVRPEDINFMATHGRGLICMPMTGERLDELKIPPMTRDNTSAHDTAFHVSIGARANVTTGISAHDRATTVAVAIDPGAGPQDISMPGHVLPLRARDGGVLERAGHTEASVDLARLAGLTPAAVICEIMNADGTMARRPELERFAEEHGLLIVTVADLIRHRRKTERLVERVAEVKMPTRFGDFVLYGYNSTVDDSVQMALVAGSPAGKSGVLVRVHSECLTGDIFGSLRCDCGAQLEEAMRRVQEVGEGVILYIVGHEGRGIGLAAKLAAYELQEQGCDTVEANARLGFLPDLRDYGIGAQILADLGLTSMRLMTNNPTKVVGLEGYGLTIVEQVSLEMPTCSQNIAYLKTKKEKLNHRLQLGESQAQERSVSDEDVRG
- the ribE gene encoding 6,7-dimethyl-8-ribityllumazine synthase; translation: MKTFEGDLIGSSLKFGIVVSRFNELLSSRLLGGATDALARHGVDLDDVDVAWVPGAFEIPLVARKMADSGRYDAVITLGVIIRGGTPHFEYVAAEASKGVARITLDSQVPVIFGLITADTIEQAVERAGTKAGNKGWDAAMSAIEMANLLKAVG
- a CDS encoding riboflavin synthase encodes the protein MFTGLIESEGIITRVHRASGGMHLEVYAPEFGRDMAIGDSIAVDGVCLTIVKFIRGAFLADVSEETVNLTTLRDLRQGSKVNLERALRFSDRFGGHLVSGHVDGIGSLLMRHSAGNSTIYQFSASRELMEFVVPKGSIAIDGISLTVADIRDDSFACAVIPHTEQLTTLKDKAIGSAVNLEVDMLAKYVKRFVGQYMGVDETSDRPGRRGLADLLRDFTEGR